In Halorhabdus rudnickae, the following proteins share a genomic window:
- the nrdR gene encoding transcriptional regulator NrdR, giving the protein MDCPDCGNDRTHVLDTEPSADGTSIRRRRECRDCGFRFTTYERPEWESLQVRKRDGVIEPFDREKLRVGIERAVEKRPVDEEAVTEIVEAIHDDLADREGRIVASTQIGDLVSEHLRDRDTVAYLRFVSVYEAFSDPAEFRRELDAVLDAEADPPDDTDT; this is encoded by the coding sequence ATGGACTGTCCCGATTGCGGGAACGATCGCACGCACGTCCTCGACACGGAGCCGAGCGCCGACGGGACATCGATCCGTCGACGTCGGGAGTGTCGAGACTGTGGGTTCCGATTCACCACCTACGAACGCCCCGAGTGGGAGTCCCTGCAAGTGCGCAAACGCGACGGGGTCATCGAGCCGTTCGATCGAGAGAAACTCAGGGTGGGTATCGAACGCGCCGTCGAGAAGCGTCCCGTCGACGAGGAGGCAGTGACCGAGATCGTCGAGGCTATCCACGACGACCTCGCCGACCGCGAGGGCCGCATCGTCGCCTCGACGCAGATCGGCGACCTCGTCTCCGAGCACCTGCGCGACCGCGACACGGTCGCGTATCTCCGATTTGTCTCGGTGTACGAGGCGTTCTCGGACCCGGCGGAGTTTCGCCGGGAACTGGACGCCGTTCTCGACGCGGAGGCCGACCCGCCCGACGACACAGACACATGA